TCAGGCAGGCTTCCGGCGAGAGGCCGAGCACCTGGCCGACGCTGAAGCCGGCGTTGAAGTGGTCGCCCGCGCCAGTCGTGATCTTCGGGTGCTCGCAGTACGGACCCTCGACGAAGAAGACCCCGTCCTTGGTCGCACAGGCGGCGCAGCGGGTGGGGTGGACGACGACGCAGGAAATCTCCAGGTCCTGGCGGATGGTGTTGGCCATCTGCTTGAGATCCTTTTCGTCGGTGCCGACCTTGGAGTGGCCGAGGACCTTAAATATCTGCTGGGCTTCGCTCAGGTTCAGGCCGAGGGTGACGGCCCCAAAGGCCTGATAGCGGCTGATGATCTTCAGCACGGTGCGGATGTCGCCCTCAGAGCGCTTGGCCGGGTCGGCCAGGTCAAAGAAGAAGCGGCGGTTCTCATGCGGCGGCAGGTTCGGGAAAACCTTGTCCAGCATGTCGTTAAAGGCCTGTGTCAGGTACGGCAGCATGGTCCAGTTGACCATGGCGATGAGGTCGGCACGGGCCAGCATGTCGAGCAGTTGGCCTTCGCCCATGGCCTCGACCATGGCCGGGTAGGTGACCTCTTCGAGGGCGGCCATGTTACCGAGCATGATCTTGCCGTCCTTGAACTCGGCAGCGGTGGTCACGCCGGGATCGGTGATGGAAATGGCGTTGGTCTTGTCCGCAAATTCCTGGAAGACCGGGTGGATGGCGAGCTTACCGAGGGCGCCGATGTAGCGGGTGTTAAACCCGGCGGAGAGAACAGCGTTGGCCATGATGGGGCCATTACCGCCGAGCTTTTCCATCTCCTGGTACATCTCGATATTGGCGCTCTTACCGGCAGCGGCAGAGATGCGGCTGCCAAACTCGGCAATGGTCTCGATCGCCTGATAGTCGTCGCCGGGGCCGAAGCGCTGATCGACCGGGTGAACAATCTTGTCCACGAAACCGTCGAAGCCGACGACGGCATTGCGTGAAGAAGCGGAAGCTGCCGTGTTGGCCAGCTCTTTCAGGGTCTTTTCGAGGTAATCCATAGTCGTATGCGCTGCGAAATTGGGACACACACCCGCCGATGGCAAGCTCTCAGCGCCCGCTGAGTAAAATCTTTAGCGCTTCTAACTGCCCCATGTCGGGTCGCTAAGGGCCCGATCAGAGATGGGGGACACTGAGCAGAGAAATGATCAATCGGAGTCCAGGTGGTCGCTTCCTTTTACCCGCCATACCTTCGTGCTCCCTGTGTACTTTGTGTCAGACCGGATTCGACGATTAACCACGGATTTCGCGGATGACACGGATACCGGGGTTTTCCATCAGTGCTATCCGTGTCATCCGTGGTTGCTTCTTGTTCTTCGTGTCTTCGTTGCCTGTTTGGCGGTCTTTGTGGCCCTATTTTTTGATAAATGATAGGTTTGCTTGAAACCGAAGCCGTTTTCGCTTTTTCCTAGAGACAGCGGAGGCGCGTGCGTCCGTTTTCTCTCAAAAACCATGAATTTACCCAGTACATGGCTCTTTTTGGCTCAGGCCGCCGAGGAGCCCAATATCTTTACCTATTTCGGCGAGTCCAATATCGCGGGCAAGGCCATCGTGGTGGCCCTGCTGGTGTTCAGCCTGTTGGCGTGGACGATCATGATCGGCAAGTATCTGGACCTCTCGCGCCTGCGCTCGCTCAACCTGAACTTCGAGTCGCGCCTGGCCCAGCAGCGCGGCCTGCTCAAGCTCAACCTCGGCCGCAAGGCTTCCTCCCTCGGCCCCTACGCGGCGCTGGTCGAGGAGGCAGTGGACGCCTTTCACCGCTACGAGGGTGCGGGCTCCGAGCGCAGCCTGCGGGTCCGTATGGGCCACGTCGAGAACGCCCTCCAGCGCGGCGTCGCCCAGCACTCCATCAAGTACGAGTCCAAGATGATCCTGCTCGGTTCGATCGTGACGGGGGCTCCCTTTCTCGGGCTGCTCGGTACGGTCTGGGGCGTGATGGACGCCTTTGGGTCGATGGCCCTGCAGGCCAGCGCCACTCTCCAGAATCTCGCTCCCGGTGTTTCCGGCGCGCTGCTCACCACTGTGGCCGGCCTGCTCGTGGCTATCCCCTCGGTCTTCGGGTACAACTTCCTGCTCAGCCAGTCGAAGCTCCTCGTCACCGAGCTGGAGAACTTTGCCAGCTCCCTGGCGGACCGCATTGAGCTTGAGGTCGAGATCGCGCTGGAGGAAGGCACCGGCGACGAGCAAGAGTAGGGCGCTATCAGCTCTTTAGACTTTTTTAAACGGGTACGGCAGACGCGCGAACGCTTCACAGAATAACATATGGCACGGACTTTCAGGCGTAAAAAGAGCATGACGGCGGTCTCGGAGATCAATGTGACTCCGCTGATCGACCTCGCCTTTTCGCTGCTGATCATCTTCATGATCACCACGCCGCTGCTGGAGCAGACCATCCCGCTGGAGCTGCCCGTCGAGTCGCAGCGCCCGCAGGTTTCCCGCGAGGAGGTGGAGTTTCAGGTCATCTCCATTGACCGCGCGGGGCAGGTGTTTTGGGGCAAGGACCCGGTCAGCCTCTCCAAGCTCGACGACTTGCTCGGTGGGCTGGAGGCCCAGTCTAACCCGCCCGTCATCAGCCTGCGTGCAGACCGCACCCTGCGCTACCAGAAGGTGATCGAGATCATTGATATGATCAAGGCACACAAACTCTCCCGGCTGAATCTCGATACGCAGGTACAATGAGCAAGCGGACGACCACACGTGGCTTTTGGGTCTCGATCACGGTCCACGTCCTGTTCTTCGGGGCGATCCTGCTCATGATTGCCTGGAAGCGTATGCACAAGCCCGAGGTGCCGGTGATCTTTGAGCTGGTCGAGCCGCCGAGCGAACAGCAGATGGAGACGCCTTCCGAGCCCGTTACCGAGCCGGAGCCACAGCCCGAGGAGCCCCTCATTGACGCCCCGAAGATCGCTCCCTCCGAGCCGGTCGATATCCCGGACCTTAACATCCCTGAGCCTGAGCCGGAACCTGAGCCAACCCCTCCGCCTCCCGAGCCCAAGCCGACTCCGACCCCCAAACCGAAGTCCGAGCCCAAGCCCACTCCCAAGCCGACAACGCCCACGATGACGGCGGCTGAGTTTAACAAAAAGTTTGGCAAGCCCTCACAGGCCAAACCGAAACCGGTGAAGCCAGCCGCGACGCCGACGCTCCGCGTCTCGCAGCCGGTGGTGCGCTCGAACACCAGCGCCGGGTCTTCCAATCCGGCGGACCAGCGCGCGCTTGAGTCCTTTATCGCACGGCTGCGCCGTCAGATCGAGCTGGCCTGGGACAAGCCCGAATCGCTCGAAGGTACCGAGGTCTACGCGGTGGTCAACGTCACCGTACAGCCTAACGGCTCGCTCAACCCGGTGGTGCTCATCACCCCCAGCGGGAGCCAGATTTTTGACCGCTCGATCCTGACCGCTGTGCGCCGCGCCCGTAATATCGGAGGTGCGCCCTCCGGCCAGGCCGTTACAGTGAGCTACACCTTCCGCATGATCGAGCGCTAGGCAGGGGTGGTGCGTGACCGCACGGGACACTGAGGGGCTCTGCCCCAATGCGACAAGAAAGGCCGCTACCATTTTCTTTTCACGCCTTTAAAAAAAAGACGAAGCCGCGCGGGGATCCGCGCGGCTTCGCTTAGGGTTGTGGCTTCCGGAGTTGTATCGGAGTGGGGTGGGTCCGGCTCCGGCTTGCCATTGGGCATGGAGTTCCTTGGGCCTGCTCGGGTGGAGCGCCTGTGGCGGGGAAGACCGAAGCCTCCCCCGCCCGTGGGCTTCTCACCTTCGCGTGTGTCCTTAGAAAATATAGCCTTCCGCCAGTTTCGTGTATTCTGCCACCTGGGCGCTTTTCCAGGCCTCGTCCTGCCCCAGCTCGGCGGCCAGCAGGTCGGCCACGACGGGCGCGGCCTCGATAGAGGCGCGGGCGTTGAGGAGCATGGCACGGGTGCGCCGGGCCAGTACGTCCTCGACGGTGCGGGCCATTTCCTCGCGTGCGTGCCAGACGGCTTCGGCCTTCTGATAGGGCAGGGCGGGGTGAATGGGCTCGCCGAGGGAGGCGTCCTGTTTGATCAAGGCGTCGATCTTGAGACCTTCGCAGCCGTAGGGGGCGAGGTTCTGGCGCGCAGGCTCGGCATGCGTCCAGCCGTGGATCTGCATCTCCTCGGTGCGGCAACGCCGCTCGGAGAGGCCGCCGAGTGTCTGGGCCTGGTCGATCACGTCCTCAGCCATCTTGCGGTAGGTCGTCCATTTACCACCCGTGAGGGTGATCAGGCCGCTGCCGCTGACGATGATGCTGTGGTCGCGTGAAAGCGCGGCTGTGTCGCTGCCATCGCCATGCTTCACCAGCGGGCGCAGCCCGGCGAAGATACTGAGCACGTCGTCGGCGCTCGGATCGTCCGTGAGGTACTTGCAGGCGTGGGTGAGCACAAACTCCCGCTCTTCGGGCAGGGCGCGCGGCTCAAGGCTGTGGGTGGGTAAAGGTGTGTCGGTGGTGCCGACCACGACATGGTCGTGCCACGGTACCGCGAAGAGCACGCGACCATCCGCCGTTTTCGGGATCATGATGGCGGAGGAGCCGGGCAGGAAGCGCTTCGGGAGCACGATGTGGATGCCCTGGCTGACCGCGATGATGTTCTTGGCTGCCGGCTCGTCCATGCGGCGCATGTCGTCGGCGAAGACCCCGGTCGCGTTGATGACCGTCTTGGCGCGCACGGTGAACTGGCCGCCGCCTTCGAGGTCTTCGATCTCGACCCCGGCGACCACGCCGTTTTCCTTGATCAGGCCGACGCAGCGGCAGTAGTTCAGCACGGCTGCACCGAGCTTCTCGGCGGTCTGGGCGAGGTTCACGGCCAGACGGGAGTCGTCAAACTGCCCGTCGTGGTAAATCACGCCGCCGACGAGGTTTTCGGTCTCGACGGTGGGGATTTCCTTAATGGTCTCCTCGCGACTAAGGTGGTGCGAGGGGGCGAGCCCGAGCTTACCGGCGAGCTGGTCGTAGACCTTCATGCCGATGCCGTAGAAGGGGCCTTCCCACCAGGAGTAGTTCGGGATGACAAAGGCCTGCGAATGCACCAGGTGCGGGGCGTTATGGGTCAGGCGACCGCGTTCGCGCAGAGCCTCCAGCACGAGCGAGACATTGCCCTGCTGCAGGTAGCGCACACCGCCGTGCACGAGCTTGGTCGAGCGGCTTGAGGTGCCCTTGGCGAAGTCGGCCTGCTCGAAGAGTGCGACGGAGTGCCCGCGGGAGGCCGCATCAACGGCAGCTCCCAGCCCGGATGCACCGCCGCCGACGATGACGACGTCAAAGGGCTTGTCGGCATTCTTGGCCCGGTCGAGTGAAGTTTCTCGTTTCATCGTGGAATATCCTTTCGGTTAAAAACGTTGGTTGATGGTGGCGGTTTTGTGAAATTACGATTCGGCCTCGTCGGAGGCTTCCTCCCAGTTCTTGGCGCGCTGGAGGGCCTTGTCCCAGCCCTTGCGCAGGGGTTCCATCGCCTCGGCGCCGCGCTTGGGCTCGTAGGTGCGGTCCTTCTCCCAGTACTTGCTGATGTCCTCACGGCTTTCCCAGAAGCCCACGGCGAGCCCGGCCAGATAAGCCGCGCCCAGAGCGGTGGTTTCGATGCACTTGGGCCGCAGGACGGAGCACTGGAGCAGGTCTGCCTGGAACTGTAGTAGCGGGTCACTACGGCTGGCGCCGCCATCCACGCGCAGTTCCTTGAGCTTCAGGCCGCTGTCTTTTTCCATGGCCGAGATCAGGTCTGCACTCTGGAAGGCGATGGACTCCAGCGCGGCGCGGCAGATGTGGGAGCGGTTCGTGCCACGGGTGATGCCGAGAGCGGCACCGCGTGCGTACGGGTCCCAGTGGGGGGCACCCAGCCCGGCAAAGGCCGGTACGAGGTACATGCCGCCGGCGTCATCGACGATGGAGGCGAGCCAGTCCAGCTCCTGCGCAGTACGTACGAGCTGAAGCTCGTCGCGAATCCACTGCACAACCGCCCCGCCGATGAAGACCGAGCCCTCCAGCGCGTACTCGGTCTTGTCGCCGATGCGCCAGGCCACCGTGGTGAGCAGGTTGTTCTTTGAGCGCACGGGCTTTTCGCCCATGTTCATGAGCAGGAAGCAGCCGGTGCCGTAAGTGTTCTTGGCCATGCCGGGGGAGAAGCAGGCCTGCCCGAAGAGCGCGGCGTGCTGGTCACCGGCAATACCCGCGATGGGAGCACCGCCGGGATAGAGGTTGCGCTCGACAGTACCATACACCTCGGAGCACGACTTGATCTCGGGCAGCATGCTGCGCGGGATGTTAAAGAGCTTGAGCATGTCGTCGTCCCAGTCGTCCTTCTCCAGGTTATAGAGCAGGGTACGGGAGGCGTTGGTCACGTCGGTGACGTGGACCTTGCGACCGGTGAACTGCCAGATCAGCCAGCTGTCAACGGTACCGAAGAGCAGCTTGCCGTCTTCGGCCTTTTGGCGGGCGCCATCAACGTTCTCAAGGATCCAGCGGATCTTCGTCCCGGAGAAGTACGGGTCGAGACGCAGGCCGGTTTTTTCGGTCACCATTTCCTCCAGGCCCTCCTCCTTGAGCTTGCGGCAATAGTCGGCGGTGCGGCGGTCTTGCCAGACGATGGCGTTGTAGACGGGCCGCCCGGAGTCCTTGTCCCAGACGATGGTGGTTTCGCGTTGGTTAGTCACGCCGACAGCGGCGATGACGTCCGTCGTCAGGTCGGCCCGTGAAATGGCTTCAGCTGCGGTCGAACTCTGACTGGACCAGATTTCCATCGGGTCGTGCTCGACCCAGCCGGGCTTGGGGTAAATCTGGCGAAACTCTTTCTGCGCCACAGCGGCGACGTGCCCGTCGTGGTCGAAGACGATGGTGCGGGAGCTGGTGGTTCCCTGGTCTAAGGCGAGGATATATTTTTTGGAGGACATGTTCTACGAAGGGTTGGAGTGAGGTTTGGGCGTTGGTGGTGAGATAGGTTTTTGAGAGTGCTAAAGATTGAGCAGGACAAAGAGCTGCGCGCCGGTTATTCCGCCCAGGATCGGGGCGACGATCGGCACCCAGGCGTAGGCCCAGTCAGAGGTGCCTTTACCAGGGATCGGTAGGAAGGCGTGTGCGATGCGCGGGCCCAGGTCACGGGCAGGGTTGATGGCGTAGCCGGTAGGACCACCCAGGGACATACCGATGGCGACGATCAACAGACCGACCAGCATCGGGCCGAACCATGTGCCGATGGCACTGCTCCAGGCTGCGGCGTCACTGTCGGCTCCGAGAGCGACTTTACCCAGCGCGAGGATGACAAAGAGCAGGATAGCCGTACCGATGAACTCAGTGATAAAGGCCGGGCCAAACTTACGGATGGCCGGGGCAGTGCAGTGGCAGGCGAGCTTGCCGGCGGGGTCGTCCGTCTGCCCCCAGTGGGCGTAGTAGGTGAGGAAGACCAGCGTCTGGCCAATGATCGCACCCACCATCTGTGAGCCGATGTAGCCGGGCACCTGCGCCCAGTCAAAAGCTCCGATCGAGGCGAGACCGAGCGTGACTGCCGGGTTGATGTGTGCGCCGGATATCCGCCCGACCGCATAGACGGCGAGCATGACAGCCAGGCCCCACGCGATGGTAATAACGACCCAGCCGCCGTCTTTACCTTTGGATTTGGCTAGAACTACGTTGGCGACGACTCCGTTGCCGAACAGAATAAGTAATGCAGTGCCTACGCACTCGGCTAGATATGGACTCATGGGGGGTATGGGGGTTGAGTTAAGAACGAGGGTGGGACACTGTCCCGCTGGGGATACCACTAATTAAAATCAGCTTCTACGTTTGTTCAAGTCATTAGTGCGTATTGACTTACGTATTGTTCCGTGCCTTGCGCTTCGCAAGGTTTTGCGTGATAAGCCTGCTGGACTTTTGATTCCTGTGGGGAACAAGGGTTGCAGACTTGCGTTCGCAAGAAATCGAAGGTCTTATCCTTGCGTTTTCCAAGTTGTGGGCTAGTGTAGCCCTGTCACTTTTTTTGAAAAAAATGCTCCCAGCCCAACGTCAGGAAGTCATTTTGCGTCGGATCGAGGCCGAAGGTTCGGTCAAGAGCGGGCAGCTTGCGCGTGATTTCGGAGTGACCAATGAGACGATCCGCAAGGATCTCGAAGCGCTCGAAGACGCACGCCGGGTGATTCGGATCCATGGTGGGGCTACGCGCCTGTCGGACTCCCGGCATGACCTGCCGCTGCCCGCGCGCCAGACCGTCAACCGCTTTGAGAAAACGGTGGTCGCAAAGGCCGCCGCATCGCTCGTGGGCGCGAGAGACACGCTCTTTCTGG
This genomic interval from Ruficoccus sp. ZRK36 contains the following:
- a CDS encoding PfkB family carbohydrate kinase yields the protein MDYLEKTLKELANTAASASSRNAVVGFDGFVDKIVHPVDQRFGPGDDYQAIETIAEFGSRISAAAGKSANIEMYQEMEKLGGNGPIMANAVLSAGFNTRYIGALGKLAIHPVFQEFADKTNAISITDPGVTTAAEFKDGKIMLGNMAALEEVTYPAMVEAMGEGQLLDMLARADLIAMVNWTMLPYLTQAFNDMLDKVFPNLPPHENRRFFFDLADPAKRSEGDIRTVLKIISRYQAFGAVTLGLNLSEAQQIFKVLGHSKVGTDEKDLKQMANTIRQDLEISCVVVHPTRCAACATKDGVFFVEGPYCEHPKITTGAGDHFNAGFSVGQVLGLSPEACLTVAVSFSGSYVRTAKSPSLGDISTFIHGWDSHE
- the glpK gene encoding glycerol kinase GlpK, with the protein product MSSKKYILALDQGTTSSRTIVFDHDGHVAAVAQKEFRQIYPKPGWVEHDPMEIWSSQSSTAAEAISRADLTTDVIAAVGVTNQRETTIVWDKDSGRPVYNAIVWQDRRTADYCRKLKEEGLEEMVTEKTGLRLDPYFSGTKIRWILENVDGARQKAEDGKLLFGTVDSWLIWQFTGRKVHVTDVTNASRTLLYNLEKDDWDDDMLKLFNIPRSMLPEIKSCSEVYGTVERNLYPGGAPIAGIAGDQHAALFGQACFSPGMAKNTYGTGCFLLMNMGEKPVRSKNNLLTTVAWRIGDKTEYALEGSVFIGGAVVQWIRDELQLVRTAQELDWLASIVDDAGGMYLVPAFAGLGAPHWDPYARGAALGITRGTNRSHICRAALESIAFQSADLISAMEKDSGLKLKELRVDGGASRSDPLLQFQADLLQCSVLRPKCIETTALGAAYLAGLAVGFWESREDISKYWEKDRTYEPKRGAEAMEPLRKGWDKALQRAKNWEEASDEAES
- a CDS encoding biopolymer transporter ExbD, encoding MARTFRRKKSMTAVSEINVTPLIDLAFSLLIIFMITTPLLEQTIPLELPVESQRPQVSREEVEFQVISIDRAGQVFWGKDPVSLSKLDDLLGGLEAQSNPPVISLRADRTLRYQKVIEIIDMIKAHKLSRLNLDTQVQ
- a CDS encoding TonB family protein, with translation MSKRTTTRGFWVSITVHVLFFGAILLMIAWKRMHKPEVPVIFELVEPPSEQQMETPSEPVTEPEPQPEEPLIDAPKIAPSEPVDIPDLNIPEPEPEPEPTPPPPEPKPTPTPKPKSEPKPTPKPTTPTMTAAEFNKKFGKPSQAKPKPVKPAATPTLRVSQPVVRSNTSAGSSNPADQRALESFIARLRRQIELAWDKPESLEGTEVYAVVNVTVQPNGSLNPVVLITPSGSQIFDRSILTAVRRARNIGGAPSGQAVTVSYTFRMIER
- a CDS encoding MotA/TolQ/ExbB proton channel family protein; protein product: MNLPSTWLFLAQAAEEPNIFTYFGESNIAGKAIVVALLVFSLLAWTIMIGKYLDLSRLRSLNLNFESRLAQQRGLLKLNLGRKASSLGPYAALVEEAVDAFHRYEGAGSERSLRVRMGHVENALQRGVAQHSIKYESKMILLGSIVTGAPFLGLLGTVWGVMDAFGSMALQASATLQNLAPGVSGALLTTVAGLLVAIPSVFGYNFLLSQSKLLVTELENFASSLADRIELEVEIALEEGTGDEQE
- a CDS encoding glycerol-3-phosphate dehydrogenase/oxidase codes for the protein MKRETSLDRAKNADKPFDVVIVGGGASGLGAAVDAASRGHSVALFEQADFAKGTSSRSTKLVHGGVRYLQQGNVSLVLEALRERGRLTHNAPHLVHSQAFVIPNYSWWEGPFYGIGMKVYDQLAGKLGLAPSHHLSREETIKEIPTVETENLVGGVIYHDGQFDDSRLAVNLAQTAEKLGAAVLNYCRCVGLIKENGVVAGVEIEDLEGGGQFTVRAKTVINATGVFADDMRRMDEPAAKNIIAVSQGIHIVLPKRFLPGSSAIMIPKTADGRVLFAVPWHDHVVVGTTDTPLPTHSLEPRALPEEREFVLTHACKYLTDDPSADDVLSIFAGLRPLVKHGDGSDTAALSRDHSIIVSGSGLITLTGGKWTTYRKMAEDVIDQAQTLGGLSERRCRTEEMQIHGWTHAEPARQNLAPYGCEGLKIDALIKQDASLGEPIHPALPYQKAEAVWHAREEMARTVEDVLARRTRAMLLNARASIEAAPVVADLLAAELGQDEAWKSAQVAEYTKLAEGYIF
- a CDS encoding MIP/aquaporin family protein, with amino-acid sequence MSPYLAECVGTALLILFGNGVVANVVLAKSKGKDGGWVVITIAWGLAVMLAVYAVGRISGAHINPAVTLGLASIGAFDWAQVPGYIGSQMVGAIIGQTLVFLTYYAHWGQTDDPAGKLACHCTAPAIRKFGPAFITEFIGTAILLFVILALGKVALGADSDAAAWSSAIGTWFGPMLVGLLIVAIGMSLGGPTGYAINPARDLGPRIAHAFLPIPGKGTSDWAYAWVPIVAPILGGITGAQLFVLLNL